A stretch of Amycolatopsis balhimycina FH 1894 DNA encodes these proteins:
- a CDS encoding PucR family transcriptional regulator, producing MSVERGFDHAAPPPAALPRKLADILRPELASLAAEIVDEIRATIPAYARPLDGPYGKSIRAGVEYAITLFVAQIADPTVSKEQSHEVHHRLGQNEMREGRSLDTLQSAYRVGARVSWRRIMRVGRRSGLSSAVMSQLADAMLAFMDELASVALDGYLEAKARTAGALDTWRRKLLHLILETPPASPKAIAELAQLIGWPVPVDATPVAVHPAGGVAPARRHAGLDADVLAELDTADPKLVVPGELSGARLASLQVALPDCRLSIGPCVALASVADSLRWARNALQLAERGVLTPRPVLRAEEHLATLLVNSDTGLVGTLRHRLFAPLADMTGKQQERLLETLRAWLDSQGNVVEIAERLSVHPQTVRYRMRQLQATFGDSLRDPAARFEMELALRAGAAPLPLRYPVSELLPSPRSGGSHPQWTPR from the coding sequence ATGTCGGTGGAGCGCGGATTCGATCACGCTGCGCCGCCACCCGCCGCACTGCCTCGGAAGCTCGCCGACATCCTGCGTCCCGAGCTGGCCAGCCTCGCGGCCGAGATCGTCGACGAGATCCGCGCGACCATCCCCGCCTACGCCCGCCCGCTCGACGGCCCCTACGGCAAGTCGATCCGGGCCGGCGTCGAATACGCGATCACGCTGTTCGTCGCGCAGATCGCCGACCCGACGGTGTCCAAGGAGCAGTCCCACGAGGTGCACCACCGCCTGGGACAGAACGAAATGCGCGAAGGCCGCAGCCTCGACACGCTGCAGTCGGCGTACCGGGTCGGCGCGCGGGTGTCGTGGCGGCGGATCATGCGCGTCGGCCGGCGCAGCGGGCTCTCGTCGGCGGTGATGTCCCAGCTGGCCGACGCGATGCTGGCGTTCATGGACGAGCTCGCGTCCGTCGCGCTCGACGGCTACCTGGAAGCGAAGGCGCGCACGGCGGGAGCGCTGGACACCTGGCGCCGCAAGCTGCTGCACCTGATCCTCGAGACGCCGCCCGCGTCACCCAAGGCGATCGCCGAGCTGGCCCAGCTGATCGGCTGGCCGGTGCCGGTGGACGCGACGCCGGTGGCGGTCCACCCGGCGGGCGGCGTCGCCCCGGCCCGCCGGCACGCCGGACTGGACGCGGACGTCCTCGCCGAGCTCGACACGGCCGACCCGAAGCTGGTCGTCCCCGGCGAACTGAGCGGCGCGCGGCTGGCGTCGCTGCAGGTGGCGCTGCCGGACTGCCGGCTCTCGATCGGCCCGTGCGTCGCGCTGGCGTCGGTCGCGGATTCCTTGCGCTGGGCCCGGAACGCGCTGCAGCTGGCCGAGCGGGGCGTGCTGACGCCGCGCCCGGTGCTGCGGGCCGAGGAGCACCTGGCGACACTGCTGGTCAACTCCGACACGGGCCTGGTCGGCACGCTGCGCCACCGCCTGTTCGCCCCGCTGGCGGACATGACGGGCAAGCAGCAGGAGCGGCTGCTGGAGACGCTGCGGGCGTGGCTGGACAGCCAGGGCAACGTGGTGGAGATCGCGGAGCGCCTGAGCGTCCACCCCCAGACGGTCCGCTACCGCATGCGCCAGCTGCAGGCCACGTTCGGCGACAGCCTCCGCGACCCGGCGGCGCGGTTCGAGATGGAGCTGGCGTTGCGCGCGGGGGCAGCGCCACTGCCGCTGCGGTACCCGGTCAGCGAACTGCTGCCGTCACCGCGGTCGGGTGGCAGCCATCCACAGTGGACGCCGCGGTAG
- a CDS encoding S8 family peptidase, whose product MLPVTAAVALVLAGQTPAVAAGGVQPDPPSWGLDRIDQRTGLDHAYHYATDASGVTIYVIDSGVDARHPDFQGRVAPGRDFLNGGSDTADTNGHGTRLAGLAAGKDYGVAKGAQIVPVRVLDKDGGGATDQIIAGIDWVAQNAQQPAVAVLGIGGVPNDRLDAAVRRLATVVPVAVPAGSETADASGYSPGRVAEALTVGATDDQDRPDKASNFGEDVDLYAPGVDVPGPVAGGTGASPESGTSMAAAFAAGAAALYRAQHPDATPAQVDEALVRAATPDVLKGVPDGTANRLLYLTAGS is encoded by the coding sequence ATGCTTCCCGTGACAGCGGCAGTGGCGCTCGTGCTCGCCGGGCAGACCCCGGCCGTCGCGGCCGGCGGGGTGCAGCCCGATCCGCCGAGCTGGGGGCTGGACCGGATCGACCAGCGCACCGGCCTCGACCACGCCTACCACTACGCCACCGACGCCTCGGGCGTCACCATCTACGTGATCGACAGCGGCGTCGACGCCAGGCACCCCGACTTCCAGGGCCGGGTCGCGCCCGGGCGGGACTTCCTGAACGGCGGCTCCGACACCGCCGACACCAACGGCCACGGCACCCGCCTCGCCGGCCTCGCCGCGGGCAAGGACTACGGCGTCGCGAAGGGCGCGCAGATCGTGCCCGTGCGCGTTCTCGACAAGGACGGCGGTGGCGCCACCGACCAGATCATCGCCGGGATCGACTGGGTCGCGCAGAACGCCCAGCAGCCCGCGGTCGCCGTCCTCGGCATCGGCGGGGTGCCGAACGACCGGCTCGACGCGGCCGTGCGGCGGCTCGCCACCGTGGTGCCCGTCGCCGTGCCCGCCGGCAGTGAGACGGCCGACGCGAGCGGGTACTCGCCGGGGCGGGTGGCCGAGGCGCTGACCGTCGGGGCCACCGACGACCAGGACCGGCCGGACAAGGCGTCGAACTTCGGTGAGGACGTCGACCTGTACGCCCCCGGCGTCGACGTCCCCGGCCCGGTCGCCGGCGGCACCGGCGCGAGCCCGGAGTCCGGCACCTCGATGGCGGCGGCGTTCGCGGCCGGCGCGGCCGCGCTGTACCGCGCCCAGCATCCCGACGCGACGCCCGCCCAGGTCGACGAGGCCCTGGTGCGAGCGGCGACCCCGGACGTGCTCAAGGGTGTCCCGGACGGCACCGCCAACCGGCTGCTCTACCTGACGGCGGGATCCTGA
- a CDS encoding GntR family transcriptional regulator, whose protein sequence is MKIVVDTENGLAPWRQVHDQVVHAITTGALPEGTRLPPIRQLARDLGLASGTVARAYRELEAAGWVATARARGTVVTIPSGRPDRAALLRTAAADFAAQAHDLGAGLDDALDAVRAAYPVHESP, encoded by the coding sequence GTGAAGATCGTCGTCGACACCGAGAACGGGCTGGCGCCCTGGCGGCAGGTGCACGACCAGGTGGTCCACGCGATCACGACGGGCGCGCTGCCCGAGGGGACGCGGCTGCCGCCGATCCGCCAGCTGGCGCGGGACCTCGGGCTGGCGTCGGGAACGGTGGCGCGGGCGTACCGCGAACTGGAGGCGGCGGGCTGGGTGGCGACGGCCCGTGCGCGCGGCACGGTGGTGACGATCCCGTCCGGCCGCCCGGACCGCGCGGCCCTGCTGCGCACCGCGGCCGCGGACTTCGCGGCCCAGGCCCACGACCTCGGCGCCGGCCTCGACGACGCCCTGGACGCGGTCCGCGCCGCCTACCCGGTGCACGAAAGTCCGTGA
- a CDS encoding AbfB domain-containing protein, which yields MTGRTRLGLAAGAAALALLGTVAPALAPRAEAAVTADTPRSATQDDKVQAAQEIGVVASPDLLILTDRNFVFALWQRATGTEVRASAELAYAGTQPEWTQWIKTGVRDANARDQARILRDDAAARAAREAKQRAALVNKIEPSQVLLIQSDQEFAFAMWEHASGPKLKAAALAAYQGDAAAQKNFILTGIFTARAADLQDLIDADTTKSAEQKAADAARDARILAAAVVAIEPTAGQLVEPDVNFVLDLWQAAKAGTEVRAAAERALRTMDTAQLRAYIGTGIHSANLQDWFTWIRKKGEADRRLLFELRTRAEQSRVHPALVAGANAAMAGTDNDVEQFLRLGQYEDAALVQSLRSQSPGAPGWYLRGLTDAVVGAGAGTDTAWRVVPGKADASCHSFESVAHPEYYLRQQGLRVVLAASDGTDGFHADATWCSKAGLSGTGVTLESYSARGRFLRQYTTQVWAADTGGSHPYDSPNGYAADASWQADVP from the coding sequence ATGACAGGCAGAACCCGGCTGGGACTGGCGGCGGGCGCCGCGGCCCTCGCGCTGCTCGGGACCGTGGCCCCGGCCCTCGCGCCGCGGGCGGAAGCCGCGGTCACGGCGGACACGCCGCGCAGCGCCACCCAGGACGACAAAGTCCAGGCCGCACAGGAGATCGGCGTGGTCGCGAGCCCCGACCTGCTGATCCTGACCGACCGGAACTTCGTGTTCGCGTTGTGGCAGCGGGCGACCGGCACCGAGGTGCGGGCGTCGGCCGAACTCGCCTACGCCGGCACCCAGCCGGAATGGACGCAGTGGATCAAGACCGGGGTCCGCGACGCCAACGCCCGTGACCAAGCCCGGATCCTGCGCGACGACGCGGCGGCGCGGGCCGCCCGCGAGGCCAAGCAGCGGGCGGCGCTGGTCAACAAGATCGAGCCGTCGCAGGTCCTGCTCATCCAGAGCGACCAGGAGTTCGCCTTCGCCATGTGGGAGCACGCTTCCGGGCCGAAGCTGAAGGCCGCGGCACTGGCCGCCTACCAGGGCGACGCCGCCGCCCAAAAGAACTTCATCCTCACCGGGATCTTCACCGCCCGCGCGGCCGACCTGCAGGACCTGATCGACGCCGACACCACGAAGAGTGCCGAGCAGAAGGCGGCCGACGCGGCACGGGACGCCCGGATCCTGGCCGCCGCGGTGGTCGCCATCGAGCCCACCGCGGGCCAGCTGGTGGAGCCGGACGTGAACTTCGTGCTGGACCTCTGGCAGGCGGCGAAGGCGGGCACCGAGGTGCGGGCCGCGGCCGAACGGGCGCTGCGGACGATGGACACCGCACAGCTGCGGGCCTACATCGGCACCGGCATCCACAGCGCGAACCTGCAGGACTGGTTCACCTGGATCCGGAAGAAGGGCGAAGCGGACCGGCGGCTGCTGTTCGAGCTGCGGACGCGTGCCGAGCAGAGCCGGGTGCACCCCGCGCTCGTCGCCGGGGCGAACGCCGCCATGGCCGGCACCGACAACGACGTCGAACAGTTCCTGCGCCTGGGCCAGTACGAGGACGCGGCCCTCGTCCAGTCCCTCCGCTCGCAGAGCCCCGGTGCGCCGGGCTGGTACCTGCGCGGCCTGACCGACGCCGTCGTCGGCGCGGGCGCCGGAACCGACACGGCTTGGCGGGTCGTTCCCGGCAAGGCCGACGCGAGCTGTCACTCCTTCGAATCGGTGGCCCACCCCGAGTACTACCTGCGGCAGCAGGGCCTGCGGGTCGTGCTCGCCGCGTCCGACGGCACCGACGGGTTCCACGCGGACGCGACCTGGTGCTCGAAGGCCGGGTTGTCGGGCACCGGCGTCACGCTGGAGTCCTACAGCGCCCGGGGAAGGTTCCTGCGCCAGTACACCACCCAGGTCTGGGCGGCGGACACCGGCGGCAGCCACCCCTACGACAGCCCGAACGGCTACGCCGCGGACGCTTCCTGGCAGGCCGACGTCCCGTGA
- a CDS encoding arginase family protein: MLINAVPQRQGAVGPRATELPDGCVALAELAGHVLSRPVHYVRQTHAVSEVDRGIASRAVLTGPNRVAQLAALEAPGGPVLTIGGDCGVELVPIGVARYRYGPGLGVVWFDAHPDLNTPDSSPSGAFHGMVLRSLFGEGDPEFAADPALTPGNVALAGARVFDPAEQAAVDGGLVVTPVEALTGVEKLYVHVDLDVLDPSEFPGLNYPEPGGWTIPQLVAALDALSGYAVVGAGITECVGTPREVEVLEPVIAAIGRLLSPRRPVAPSP, translated from the coding sequence ATGCTGATCAACGCGGTACCGCAACGGCAGGGCGCGGTGGGGCCGCGCGCGACGGAGCTGCCGGACGGCTGTGTGGCGCTCGCGGAGCTGGCCGGGCACGTGCTCAGCCGGCCGGTGCACTACGTCCGGCAGACGCACGCGGTGTCCGAAGTGGACCGTGGCATCGCGTCCCGTGCGGTGCTGACCGGGCCGAACCGGGTGGCGCAGCTGGCGGCCCTGGAGGCCCCGGGCGGCCCGGTGCTGACGATCGGCGGCGACTGCGGCGTCGAGCTGGTGCCGATCGGCGTGGCCCGCTACCGGTACGGACCCGGGCTGGGCGTCGTGTGGTTCGACGCTCACCCGGACCTGAACACGCCGGATTCGTCGCCGTCGGGGGCGTTCCACGGCATGGTGCTGCGGTCCCTGTTCGGCGAAGGCGACCCGGAGTTCGCGGCGGATCCGGCACTGACGCCGGGGAACGTGGCGCTGGCCGGAGCCCGCGTGTTCGACCCAGCGGAACAGGCGGCGGTCGATGGCGGCCTGGTGGTCACGCCGGTCGAAGCCTTGACGGGCGTGGAGAAGCTGTACGTGCACGTGGACCTGGACGTCCTGGACCCGTCGGAGTTCCCGGGACTCAACTACCCGGAGCCCGGCGGCTGGACGATCCCTCAGCTGGTGGCGGCCCTCGACGCCCTTTCCGGATACGCCGTCGTCGGCGCGGGGATCACGGAGTGCGTGGGCACGCCCCGCGAGGTCGAGGTCCTGGAACCGGTGATCGCCGCGATCGGCCGCCTCCTCTCCCCCCGCCGGCCCGTCGCCCCAAGTCCGTGA
- a CDS encoding AbfB domain-containing protein, with product MRALAVLAVAVVTASAFTVPVTATAASAAPAATAAAEVPPVASESEKLRAARTLGIVPTDAMMLLRDKEFVIALWRQATGPEVRASAQLAFAGPELACTEWIKSGILSANERDQAQQMRDAEAARVAREAKEQAAIVVGIAPESELVIQSDRDFIYQITQRAAGARVKAAALVAFGAPAAAQKEFIANGARAAHAQDQQDAIDAKTQATEAEKAREAAEGARGRAVTVVRVVPTPEIVSLPDDDILRVIADGARPGSEIEKAAVTALRSRVRADWKRFIDTGVYEANWRDVAAVLAQKAETDRALVDEIRHKAVVGGIQPRLARAAERALAEGVAAVQAFLDQGQYETLTQSFSRNAINGNIAGQYLRETADGVVVKPGSAEPAPGEGLDATWRVVAGQAGEGCFSLESPAKPNHYLARYYDGKKTQVAVLPTDGTVDFGWNATWCVDNILPGAGVTLRGGADFLTRQADGRAGLGVEFYWWVTEPLPDSTEITVNWLNKYLPDYDPYTDLLVSPLRPEQIDGAVRYRDFQRRSAPGQVAFRSYWSRGGAVHPLTTGRGTACASPEILAVYLRLGGHPVLGVPVTDEACTSDKAGRFVNFAGGGSIYSVDRAGAHAVFGAIRTKWLSLGGEKSTLGYPTSDEVAIPGGRRSTFERGRIDYDTATGVATVYPAS from the coding sequence GTGAGAGCACTTGCCGTCCTGGCCGTCGCCGTCGTGACGGCGTCGGCGTTCACCGTTCCGGTCACCGCCACGGCCGCTTCCGCGGCGCCCGCGGCCACGGCAGCCGCCGAAGTCCCACCCGTCGCCAGCGAGTCCGAGAAACTCCGCGCGGCGAGGACCCTCGGCATCGTGCCGACCGACGCCATGATGCTCCTGCGGGACAAGGAGTTCGTCATCGCGCTCTGGCGGCAGGCCACCGGCCCCGAAGTCCGGGCCTCGGCGCAACTCGCCTTCGCCGGCCCCGAGCTCGCCTGTACCGAGTGGATCAAGTCCGGAATCCTCTCGGCGAACGAACGGGACCAGGCTCAGCAGATGCGGGACGCCGAAGCCGCGCGGGTCGCCCGGGAGGCCAAGGAGCAGGCCGCCATCGTCGTCGGGATCGCTCCCGAATCCGAGCTGGTGATCCAGAGCGACCGGGACTTCATCTACCAGATCACCCAACGGGCGGCCGGGGCCCGGGTCAAGGCCGCCGCGCTCGTCGCGTTCGGGGCGCCCGCCGCCGCGCAGAAGGAGTTCATCGCCAACGGTGCCCGCGCCGCGCACGCACAGGACCAGCAGGACGCCATCGACGCCAAGACACAGGCCACCGAAGCCGAGAAAGCCCGCGAAGCCGCCGAAGGCGCCCGCGGCCGGGCCGTCACCGTGGTGCGGGTGGTCCCCACGCCGGAGATCGTGAGCCTGCCCGACGACGACATCCTCCGCGTCATCGCCGACGGTGCGCGGCCGGGCAGCGAAATCGAAAAAGCCGCCGTCACGGCGTTGCGCAGCCGCGTCCGGGCGGACTGGAAGCGCTTCATCGACACCGGCGTCTACGAGGCCAACTGGCGGGACGTCGCTGCCGTGCTGGCTCAGAAGGCCGAGACGGACCGGGCGCTGGTCGACGAGATCCGGCACAAGGCCGTCGTGGGCGGCATCCAGCCGCGGCTGGCGCGCGCCGCCGAGCGGGCTCTCGCCGAAGGGGTCGCCGCTGTCCAAGCTTTCCTCGACCAAGGGCAGTACGAGACGCTGACGCAGTCGTTCAGCCGCAACGCCATCAACGGCAACATCGCCGGGCAGTACCTGCGCGAGACCGCCGACGGCGTGGTCGTCAAGCCCGGGTCCGCGGAGCCCGCGCCGGGTGAGGGGCTCGACGCGACCTGGCGGGTCGTCGCCGGGCAAGCCGGCGAGGGCTGCTTCTCGCTGGAGTCGCCCGCGAAACCGAACCACTACCTCGCGCGGTACTACGACGGCAAGAAGACACAGGTCGCCGTGCTGCCCACCGACGGGACCGTCGACTTCGGCTGGAACGCCACCTGGTGCGTCGACAACATCCTGCCCGGGGCCGGGGTGACCCTCAGGGGCGGCGCCGACTTTCTGACCCGGCAGGCCGACGGCCGGGCCGGGCTCGGCGTCGAGTTCTACTGGTGGGTCACCGAACCGCTGCCGGACTCCACCGAGATCACGGTCAACTGGCTGAACAAGTACCTGCCCGACTACGACCCCTACACCGACCTGCTGGTCTCGCCGCTGCGCCCGGAGCAGATCGACGGAGCCGTGCGGTACCGGGACTTCCAGCGCCGGAGCGCACCCGGGCAGGTCGCCTTCCGCAGTTACTGGAGCCGCGGCGGCGCGGTGCACCCGCTCACGACCGGACGCGGCACCGCGTGCGCGTCGCCGGAGATCCTGGCCGTGTACCTGCGCCTCGGCGGGCATCCCGTACTCGGGGTGCCGGTCACCGACGAGGCCTGCACATCCGACAAGGCGGGCCGGTTCGTGAACTTCGCGGGCGGCGGCTCGATCTATTCGGTCGACCGCGCCGGCGCGCACGCCGTCTTCGGCGCGATCCGCACCAAATGGCTCTCCCTCGGCGGGGAGAAATCCACGCTCGGCTACCCGACCTCCGACGAGGTCGCCATCCCCGGCGGCCGCCGCAGCACGTTCGAACGCGGCCGCATCGACTACGACACCGCCACCGGCGTGGCGACCGTGTACCCGGCGAGCTGA
- a CDS encoding pyruvate carboxylase — protein sequence MFRKVLVANRGEIAIRAFRAGYELGAGTVAVFPHEDRNSLHRLKADEAYEIGEPGHPVRAYLSVDEIVAAAKKAGADAVYPGYGFLSENPDLARACEEAGITFVGPSADILELTGNKARAVKAAREAGVPVLGSSEPSSDVDALVAAAEDLGFPIFVKAVAGGGGRGMRRVEDPALLRESIEAAAREAESAFGDPTVFLEKAVVEPRHIEVQILADGAGNVIHLFERDCSVQRRHQKVVELAPAPNLDPELRDRICADAVKFARQIGYRNAGTVEFLLDKQGRHVFIEMNPRIQVEHTVTEEVTDVDLVQSQLRIASGETLDDLGLSQDRIYLRGFALQCRITTEDPANGFRPDIGMISAYRSPGGSGIRLDGGTAFSGTEISAHFDSLLVKLTCRGRDFKTAVGRARRAVAEFRIRGVATNIPFLQAVLDDPDFRAGRVTTSFIEERPHLLTARHSADRGTRLLTYLADQTVNKPHGERPKTPDATLKLPKLPKDAQPAPGSKQKLVELGPAGFAEWLRKSPHIGVTDTTFRDAHQSLLATRVRSKDLLAAAPVVANTLPQLLSLECWGGATYDVALRFLAEDPWERLAALRQAVPNICLQMLLRGRNTVGYTPYPTEVTTAFVQEATKTGIDIFRIFDALNDVEQMRPAIEAVRETGTAVAEVALCYTSDLSDPAEKLYTLDYYLKLAEQIVGAGAHVLAIKDMAGLLRAPAATKLVTALRKEFDLPVHIHTHDTAGGQLATYLAAINAGADAVDGAVSSMAGTTSQPSLSSIVAATDHSDRTTGLSLDAIGDLEPYWESVRKIYAPFEAGLASPTGRVYHHEIPGGQLSNLRTQAIALGLGDRFEDIEAMYAAADKILGHLVKVTPSSKVVGDLALHLVGAGVSPADFEAEPNKFDIPDSVIGFLRGELGDPPGGWPEPFRTKALEGRAAAKPVVELSEEDRSALAAEPRRTLNRLLFPGPTKEFEAHREAYGDTSVLPSKDFFYGLRPGEEYPVDLEPGVRLLIELEAIGEADERGVRTVMSTLNGQLRPIQIRDRSIASDIPATEKAEKGNPKQVAAPFAGVVTLQVAEGDTVEAGATVATIEAMKMEASITASTGGTVGRRAITAVQQVEGGDLLLVLE from the coding sequence ATGTTCCGCAAGGTTCTGGTGGCCAACCGCGGGGAGATCGCGATCCGGGCGTTCCGCGCCGGCTACGAACTCGGTGCGGGGACGGTCGCCGTGTTTCCGCACGAAGACCGCAACTCGCTGCACCGGCTGAAGGCCGACGAGGCGTACGAGATCGGCGAACCCGGTCACCCCGTGCGCGCCTACCTCTCGGTCGACGAGATCGTCGCGGCGGCGAAGAAGGCCGGGGCCGACGCCGTCTACCCCGGTTACGGCTTCCTTTCGGAGAACCCCGACCTCGCGCGCGCGTGCGAAGAAGCGGGCATCACCTTCGTCGGGCCGAGCGCCGACATCCTCGAGCTCACCGGGAACAAGGCCCGCGCGGTCAAGGCCGCGCGCGAAGCCGGCGTGCCCGTGCTCGGGTCGTCCGAACCCTCCAGCGACGTCGACGCGCTCGTCGCGGCGGCCGAGGACCTGGGCTTTCCCATCTTCGTCAAGGCCGTCGCCGGTGGTGGCGGGCGCGGCATGCGCCGCGTCGAAGACCCCGCCCTGCTGCGCGAGTCCATCGAGGCCGCCGCGCGCGAGGCCGAGTCCGCCTTCGGCGACCCGACCGTCTTCCTCGAGAAGGCCGTCGTCGAGCCGCGGCACATCGAAGTGCAGATCCTCGCCGACGGCGCGGGCAACGTCATCCACCTCTTCGAGCGCGACTGCTCGGTGCAGCGGCGCCACCAGAAGGTCGTCGAGCTGGCCCCGGCGCCGAACCTCGACCCCGAGCTGCGCGACCGCATCTGCGCGGACGCGGTCAAGTTCGCCCGGCAGATCGGCTACCGCAACGCGGGCACCGTCGAGTTCCTGCTCGACAAGCAGGGCAGGCACGTCTTCATCGAGATGAACCCGCGCATCCAGGTCGAGCACACGGTCACCGAAGAGGTCACCGACGTCGACCTCGTGCAGTCGCAGCTGCGGATCGCCTCCGGCGAGACCCTCGACGACCTCGGCCTGAGCCAGGACCGGATCTACCTGCGCGGCTTCGCGCTGCAGTGCCGCATCACCACCGAGGACCCGGCCAACGGCTTCCGCCCGGACATCGGGATGATCTCCGCCTACCGCTCGCCGGGCGGCTCGGGCATCCGGCTCGACGGCGGCACCGCCTTCTCCGGTACCGAGATCAGCGCCCACTTCGACTCGCTGCTGGTCAAGCTCACCTGCCGCGGCCGCGACTTCAAGACCGCCGTCGGCCGCGCGCGCCGCGCCGTCGCCGAGTTCCGGATCCGCGGCGTCGCGACGAACATCCCGTTCCTGCAGGCGGTTCTCGACGACCCGGACTTCCGCGCCGGCCGCGTCACGACGTCGTTCATCGAGGAGCGCCCGCACCTGCTCACCGCGCGGCACTCCGCCGACCGCGGCACGCGGCTGCTGACCTACCTCGCCGACCAGACGGTCAACAAGCCGCACGGCGAGCGCCCGAAGACGCCGGACGCCACGCTCAAGCTGCCGAAGCTGCCCAAGGACGCCCAGCCGGCGCCGGGCTCGAAGCAGAAGCTCGTCGAACTCGGCCCGGCCGGGTTCGCGGAGTGGTTGCGGAAGTCGCCGCACATCGGCGTCACCGACACGACGTTCCGCGACGCGCACCAGTCGCTGCTCGCCACGCGCGTCCGGTCGAAGGACCTCCTCGCCGCGGCGCCGGTCGTCGCGAACACCCTGCCGCAGCTGCTGTCCCTGGAGTGCTGGGGCGGCGCGACCTACGACGTCGCGCTGCGGTTCCTCGCCGAGGACCCGTGGGAGCGGCTGGCCGCGCTGCGCCAGGCCGTGCCGAACATCTGCCTCCAGATGCTGCTGCGCGGGCGCAACACCGTCGGGTACACGCCGTACCCGACCGAGGTGACCACCGCCTTCGTCCAGGAGGCGACGAAGACCGGCATCGACATCTTCCGGATCTTCGACGCGCTCAACGACGTCGAGCAGATGCGCCCGGCCATCGAAGCCGTGCGCGAGACCGGAACCGCCGTCGCCGAGGTGGCGCTCTGCTACACCTCGGACCTGTCGGACCCGGCCGAGAAGCTCTACACGCTCGACTACTACCTCAAGCTGGCCGAGCAGATCGTCGGCGCCGGGGCGCACGTCCTGGCGATCAAGGACATGGCCGGGCTGCTGCGCGCGCCCGCGGCGACGAAGCTGGTCACCGCGCTGCGCAAGGAGTTCGACCTGCCGGTGCACATCCACACCCACGACACCGCGGGCGGCCAGCTGGCCACCTACCTCGCGGCGATCAACGCGGGCGCGGACGCCGTCGACGGCGCGGTGTCGTCGATGGCGGGCACGACGTCGCAGCCGTCGCTGTCGTCGATCGTGGCGGCCACCGACCACTCCGACCGCACGACCGGGCTGAGCCTGGACGCGATCGGCGACCTGGAGCCGTACTGGGAGAGCGTGCGCAAGATCTACGCGCCGTTCGAGGCCGGGCTCGCGTCGCCGACCGGGCGCGTCTACCACCACGAAATCCCCGGCGGGCAGCTGTCGAACCTGCGTACCCAGGCCATCGCGCTGGGCCTGGGCGACCGGTTCGAGGACATCGAGGCGATGTACGCCGCGGCCGACAAGATCCTCGGCCACCTGGTGAAGGTGACGCCGTCGTCCAAGGTCGTCGGCGACCTCGCGCTGCACCTGGTCGGCGCGGGCGTCTCGCCGGCCGACTTCGAGGCCGAGCCGAACAAGTTCGACATCCCCGACTCGGTGATCGGCTTCCTGCGCGGCGAGCTCGGCGACCCGCCGGGCGGCTGGCCGGAGCCGTTCCGCACCAAGGCCCTCGAGGGCCGCGCAGCCGCCAAGCCGGTCGTCGAACTGTCCGAAGAGGACCGTTCCGCGCTCGCCGCGGAACCGCGCCGGACGCTCAACCGGCTGCTGTTCCCCGGCCCGACCAAGGAGTTCGAGGCACACCGCGAGGCCTACGGCGACACGTCGGTGCTGCCCAGCAAGGACTTCTTCTACGGGCTGCGGCCGGGGGAGGAGTACCCGGTCGATCTCGAGCCGGGCGTGCGGCTGCTCATCGAGCTGGAGGCGATCGGCGAGGCCGACGAGCGTGGCGTGCGCACGGTGATGTCGACGCTGAACGGCCAGCTGCGGCCGATCCAGATCCGCGACCGCTCGATCGCCTCGGACATCCCGGCGACGGAGAAGGCCGAGAAGGGCAACCCGAAGCAGGTCGCGGCGCCGTTCGCGGGTGTGGTGACGCTGCAGGTCGCCGAGGGCGACACGGTCGAAGCCGGGGCGACGGTCGCGACGATCGAGGCGATGAAGATGGAGGCGTCGATCACGGCGTCCACCGGCGGCACGGTCGGGCGGCGGGCGATCACCGCCGTCCAGCAGGTCGAAGGCGGCGACCTTCTGCTGGTCCTGGAGTAG